The following are encoded together in the Glycine soja cultivar W05 chromosome 5, ASM419377v2, whole genome shotgun sequence genome:
- the LOC114412761 gene encoding uncharacterized protein LOC114412761 encodes MNWIQRKIYLYNVTFGLYMLDWWERCTFNIVVIVLMCFVLRYVTQFFKRYVW; translated from the exons ATGAATTGGATACAGCGCAAGATCTACCTTTACAATGTGACTTTTGGGCTGTATATGTTGGACTGGTGGGAGCGTTGTACCTTCA ATATTGTGGTGATTGTATTAATGTGTTTCGTTCTACGATATGTTACTCAGTTCTTCAAGAG